The Dehalococcoidales bacterium genome includes a window with the following:
- a CDS encoding B12-binding domain-containing radical SAM protein — MKILMVYPQYPDTFWSFKHALKFASKRASFPPLGLLTVASMLPADWEKKLVDTNVISLADEDIKWADYVFISAMAVQRDSVREIIARCRQLGARIVAGGPLFTTGHDEFEGVDHFVLGEAEVTLQPFLDDLVKGRAKPIYTSSGWPDISQTPPPMWSLIDIKHYSAMSLQYSRGCPYNCEFCDIVILNGHKPRTKSKPQTVNELEALYQRGWRGAIFIVDDNFIGNKRKLKTETLPAIIEWTKEKKYPFTFYTEVSINLADDEELMGLMIEAGFDRVFVGIETPNEESLAECNKQQNRGRDLTASVKKLQNHGFEVQGGFIIGFDNDPVSIFRSQINFIQKSGIVTAMVGLLNAPRGTRLYQRLKTENRILESMSGDNTDGSLNFIPKMNYETLITGYKQVLDTIYSPRHYYERIKEFLREYKPPKLKTMPHMELYHLEAFFKSIWVLGIKEKGRKYYWKLFISTLFKHPRAFPLSIALSVFGYHFRKVAERFSGSLAENTPVSGE; from the coding sequence TTGAAAATACTGATGGTTTATCCCCAGTACCCGGATACCTTCTGGAGTTTTAAACACGCGCTAAAATTTGCCTCGAAAAGGGCGTCTTTCCCTCCTCTGGGTCTGCTGACGGTGGCGTCCATGCTCCCCGCTGACTGGGAGAAAAAGCTGGTAGATACTAACGTGATCTCTCTGGCTGATGAAGATATCAAGTGGGCTGATTATGTTTTTATCAGCGCAATGGCGGTGCAGCGTGACTCGGTGAGGGAGATTATCGCCCGCTGCAGGCAGCTTGGCGCCAGGATAGTTGCCGGCGGTCCTCTCTTTACTACCGGTCATGATGAGTTTGAGGGGGTCGACCATTTCGTGCTTGGTGAAGCTGAGGTTACCCTGCAGCCCTTTTTAGATGACCTGGTCAAGGGGCGCGCCAAACCTATTTACACCTCCAGCGGATGGCCGGATATCAGCCAGACCCCTCCCCCGATGTGGTCACTGATTGACATCAAACATTATTCAGCGATGAGTCTGCAGTATTCCCGGGGTTGTCCTTATAACTGCGAGTTTTGTGACATCGTCATACTGAACGGTCATAAACCCAGGACCAAGAGCAAACCTCAGACAGTAAACGAGCTGGAGGCTTTATACCAGCGTGGCTGGCGTGGAGCCATCTTTATTGTCGATGATAACTTTATCGGCAATAAGAGGAAGCTTAAGACGGAAACGCTGCCGGCGATAATTGAGTGGACGAAGGAGAAAAAATACCCGTTTACCTTCTATACCGAGGTCTCCATCAATCTGGCTGATGATGAAGAGCTGATGGGACTGATGATTGAGGCCGGGTTTGACCGCGTCTTTGTCGGTATTGAGACCCCGAATGAGGAAAGCCTGGCTGAATGTAACAAACAGCAAAACAGGGGGCGTGATTTGACCGCCTCAGTAAAGAAGCTGCAGAACCACGGGTTTGAAGTGCAGGGCGGATTTATTATCGGCTTTGATAATGACCCGGTCTCCATCTTCAGGAGCCAGATAAACTTTATCCAGAAGAGCGGTATCGTGACGGCGATGGTCGGCTTGCTCAATGCTCCGCGCGGTACCCGGCTTTACCAGCGTCTGAAAACGGAGAACCGTATATTAGAGTCCATGTCCGGCGATAACACTGACGGTTCCCTTAACTTTATCCCCAAGATGAACTACGAAACACTGATCACCGGCTACAAGCAAGTTCTGGATACCATTTACTCGCCCCGGCATTACTACGAGCGAATCAAGGAGTTCCTCAGAGAATACAAGCCGCCAAAACTGAAAACCATGCCTCACATGGAGCTTTATCATCTCGAAGCCTTTTTTAAGTCTATCTGGGTGCTGGGTATCAAAGAAAAAGGTAGAAAGTACTACTGGAAGCTTTTTATCTCGACCCTGTTCAAGCATCCTCGGGCTTTTCCTCTGTCGATAGCCCTCTCTGTCTTCGGTTACCACTTCCGCAAGGTCGCTGAGAGGTTCAGCGGGTCGCTGGCGGAGAATACACCGGTTTCAGGAGAATAA
- the xerD gene encoding site-specific tyrosine recombinase XerD, whose translation MVKEDIEQFLTFLAVEKGFSDNTLTAYRNDLSQLAAFVNGEATGPGSPPVWSDFNRQGVLSYLLNLKERNYAATTIARKVAAAKSFFNFMVTEGKLKDNPTENVGSPNVGRLLPKPISVSEVRRLLEQPAKLSTPEAKRDRAMLELLYASGMRVSELISLNLGDVDVTGDSVRCFGKGNKERLIPIYRQAALIVKDYIEGARTHLARNRDEKALFLNRRGERLTRQGFWQILKGYAKAAELDAEITPHTLRHSFATHMLSGGADLRSVQELLGHANISTTQVYTHLTTEHVRRAYERSHPRAK comes from the coding sequence ATGGTGAAAGAAGACATCGAGCAGTTTCTGACTTTTCTTGCCGTAGAGAAAGGATTTTCCGATAATACGCTCACCGCTTATCGTAATGATCTTTCTCAATTGGCCGCTTTTGTTAATGGTGAGGCTACCGGGCCTGGTTCACCTCCGGTGTGGTCTGATTTCAACCGACAGGGAGTATTGAGCTATCTGCTCAACCTTAAAGAAAGGAACTATGCCGCCACGACTATTGCCCGTAAAGTGGCGGCAGCCAAGTCTTTCTTTAACTTCATGGTGACTGAAGGCAAATTAAAGGATAACCCCACGGAGAACGTGGGTTCACCCAATGTGGGCAGGTTGTTACCTAAGCCTATTTCAGTCAGTGAGGTCCGCCGCCTGTTAGAGCAGCCCGCCAAACTGTCTACGCCGGAAGCGAAAAGAGACCGGGCAATGCTGGAGTTACTATATGCCAGCGGCATGAGGGTAAGCGAGTTGATTTCCCTGAACCTGGGTGACGTGGATGTGACCGGTGATTCCGTGCGCTGTTTTGGCAAGGGAAACAAGGAGCGCCTTATCCCGATTTACCGGCAGGCAGCACTGATAGTCAAGGATTATATAGAAGGTGCCCGTACTCATCTGGCCCGTAATCGTGACGAGAAGGCTTTATTTCTTAACCGGCGCGGTGAGAGACTGACCCGGCAGGGTTTCTGGCAAATATTAAAGGGTTACGCTAAAGCGGCCGAGCTGGATGCGGAGATTACTCCTCATACGTTGAGACACAGCTTTGCTACTCATATGTTGAGCGGTGGCGCTGACCTGAGATCAGTGCAGGAGTTACTGGGTCACGCCAATATTTCTACCACGCAGGTTTATACCCATCTCACCACCGAGCACGTCCGGCGTGCCTATGAGAGATCTCATCCCAGGGCTAAATAG
- a CDS encoding stage II sporulation protein M, which yields MSLKRWLFVAIFIFSGGVVAGLSSSEPATGLLGENLAALEEIADFLAPLPPSEVFVIIFLKNVSALLVSFLFSPLFCLVPVTALVINGWLLGLVSIMIVEQESLGYLLAGLLPHGIFELPAFFLGEAVALSFGVTVMLALFKKERGQIIRSSLRRNFKYLFVAILLLLPAAIIEAYITPLLLSR from the coding sequence ATGAGCCTTAAACGGTGGCTTTTTGTCGCTATCTTCATATTTAGTGGCGGTGTGGTGGCCGGTCTGTCTTCTTCGGAGCCTGCCACAGGTCTCCTGGGAGAGAACCTGGCTGCTCTTGAGGAGATTGCCGATTTCTTGGCGCCACTTCCGCCATCGGAAGTCTTTGTTATTATTTTTCTGAAAAATGTCTCGGCTCTTTTAGTAAGTTTCCTCTTCAGCCCGCTTTTCTGCCTGGTACCGGTCACCGCGCTGGTGATTAATGGTTGGCTCCTGGGGCTGGTGTCAATTATGATAGTAGAGCAGGAATCCCTGGGCTATTTGCTGGCCGGTTTACTCCCTCACGGTATTTTTGAACTCCCGGCCTTCTTTCTGGGTGAAGCAGTGGCTCTTAGCTTTGGCGTCACGGTGATGCTCGCCCTGTTTAAGAAAGAAAGAGGACAGATAATCCGCTCCAGCCTCCGGCGGAATTTTAAGTATCTTTTCGTGGCGATATTATTGCTCTTGCCGGCAGCTATCATTGAGGCTTATATTACTCCGCTGCTACTGTCCCGTTGA